The DNA region GGCACGCCGCCGCCCCCGGCCCCACCCGCCAGAGGCCGCTGCCCCTCCCTGCCCGGTCCCTGCCCTTCGCCGTGCCCTGTCTGCCTGTCAGCCACGGCGATGCGGCCTACAGCTCTGAGCACAGGTGAGTGAGCGTCCCCTCCCCTCTGtgcttctcccccccccaacacactggGGATTTCAGGGGCCTGGATGATGTGAGCTGGCATCTCCGGCTTGTCCTGTCCTCCCGAAACTCGCCGCGTTGTGTAAATATGTAAGCAAGGACAATATCTGCAGAGGAAAAGGCAACAGATCAAATTTCTGGCCTGGTTGCCAAATCCGTGATGGGATTTCAGTGCTTGCGGCGATCAGGTTacatgggtggggtggggtggaggtgggggggggcgaatTGGCCACCGCTGGGTGTCGTTATGCCCCAAGACCATGTGAGGggtttggcttgcagtctgccATTTCCTGAGAATGGCttgtggagggtggggggggtgcggcTGAGTCCCTATGCCCCTCCCCCTCAACCCTGGGTGGCAAAGAAGGTTTAACGCAACCCCCGTGGGAATAGGCAGCCCGCCCTGCAGCCCAGAGCCAGGACTCCGGTGATACTCCAGGGAATGTGCGGCAGCTgttattgggggggggcagctgactGACACAGACATCCATCCACAGCCCTTATCCCTCCGGCAGCAGCTACTGGGCCAGAAGTGCAAGAAGTCATTTGCAGCATCTGTCTTGGCGATTATACCAGTTTGAACTGGCTTTAAACCTTGGGCTGCCTGTCCCCAATCTGATGCTCTCGCCATGCTGGTGACAGATCTGCCCTTAAGAGCATTTCTGCAATTTCTGTTCCTTTGTATAATGGTgatttctcccccctccccacaggtTTCACCGCCAGCTCTCGGAGCCCTGTTTGCCTTTTCCCCCCTCCGAGGCCCAGGGATGCCACTCATTTTCTCCCCAAGCCCCCAGCACCTCACCCCGTGATGGGCGGCCGGCCTACCACCGTCAGATGTCTGAGCCCCTCGTCCCCGTGCCCCCCCAGGGCTTCAAACAGGAGCTGCTGGACCCCCGTTATGCCGAGCAGGGCGTCCCCAACATGGGTCCCCCCCAGCCAAGTTTCCCCCCCCTGCCCATCAAGCAGGAGCCCCGAGATTACTGCTTTGATTCTGGTGAGTGGCAGCGAACGATGTGGGGTCGTCATGGAGACATGCCAGAGGGGGGGTCACGCCCTGGAATGCGTGAGAATGCGTCCTGGAGCTGCTCTGTCACTTTTGGCACCTCGGTATGAAACCCAGGCGTAAAGACGCACAAGGACCTgctctgtgtcccccccccactctgactCAGTGAGCTGTGTGAAATGGCTATGTCCatgagaggggggggggtcgttcAGGCTGAGTGTGGGGGCCTTGCAGACTGAATTCAGCACTTCACAGCCTGAGTGTTTTTAGCTCTGCATGTCGCAGCGCAATAACTCGCTACAATGCTAAGTTTTCAGTGATTGAGTTATGGGGCTTTCATCTGCTGGGCTGGCAGTCACTCCCAGTaagctacacccccccccccccccccagccagtacAACGGGATTTTAAAGCCAATTTTTCTTCATTCGTTTGAGTCTCAGGGGCCTACAGTACAAAATGACGGGCTGCTGGGGGGGTCGCAGCTGTAATCTTTTTAAATGGTCACCATGGAGACTCTCCAGTAACAGTGCGGAGAGCATGTTTCCCAGGGCGGTGCTGTGACAGATGGTCTGGGGCTGGCCGGGGGAGGGCACATCCTCCGTGATCACTGATGCAGAGGTGGCGGGATGGTGGAGATGCTACCATTCTGACTTGTCACATGactgctggttaatgttcaaGCTTATTGGTTGTCCCTTGAGCACGTAGCTTATGATTGGCTGTCCTGCCCAGATTGAACTTTTGGCCTGGATTTTTCACGAGAACCTGCTTCTTGGTGAAAGCCCTTTGTCTTCTTGGAAGTGGCCACACTTCTGTGCTTCTATCTCTGCTTTAGTGAAATGAAAGTGCATCACTTGtaggaaaatgggggggggaagACGGTCACGAAATTTAAAGGCAGCGCGAAGACAACACCCTTGATGTTGACTGAAGGGGCAGCTCGCGGAGCCTCGCATAAGGAGCATCCCTAAAATACCTTATTAAATCTGTTTTTAGTGCAAATAGAGGCTTGAGTGGTGAGAGATTGTTGGGTCTAGAAATTTCTTTTTCTGTCTTGCAGAAGTGCCTAACTGCCAGTCCTCCTTTGGGAGAGCAGCTAGTTTCTACCAAAACAACCATGACAGTAAGTAAACCATGCGGTGTGTTCTTGGGTgtagtgggggctgaggggtatTATGACGTAGCTGTTGCATGTGGCTCAGCCAAAGGGCTGCGAATGGAAAGTAGGTGACGTTACAGAAGCATTTTGGGCATCGATCTGGATGGATGTCGACTCACTGATGCTGTTTTAAAGGAGAGACCGCTTAGCTGCAGATATCTGCTGAGGAGGACATTATGAACCTCTCATCTTACCTGCCCCCCCTTGTGTCCTAGGCTATGCCTTTGACAGAGAGCCACACCTATACTATGACGACACCTGTGTGGTCCCTGAGCGATTGGAAGGTAAGTTGGATGCTGAGGTGTTTGGGCCGGTGAACAGTGCGGCATGCCTGGATGCTATGAACTTTGttggtttggggtgggggggttgagtGGTTGGAGTGGACAGGCCCTCCAGCACATTGTGTGAGCCCCACTCCAGTGGAATGTCTTGCCTTGGTGTGATGCCCCGCCCTGACAcggcccctgcccccccccccccacacataggCAAAGTGAAGCAGGAGCCCTCCGTGTTCCGTGACGGGCCCCCCTACCAGCGCCGCGGCTCTCTACAGCTCTGGCAGTTCCTGGTGACCTTACTGGACGACCCTGCCAATGGCCACTTCATCGCCTGGACGGGCCGCGGCATGGAGTTCAAGCTCATCGAGCCCGAGGAGGTGCGTTTCCATGGCATCCTGTTGCAGTTCGGATCCCCTGGCCTCGTGGGGTGGGCATTAGGACCCAGGAGACTGAGCGTGTGCCCTTTGTCTCTTTCAGGTTGCTAGGCGCTGGGGCATCCAGAAAAACAGGCCAGCCATGAACTATGACAAACTTAGCCGCTCGCTCCGTTATTACTATGAGAAGGGAATCATGCAGAAGGTAAAGGCAGGTTTACGTTCCACTTCCTTACCTTATATTTTTATCCATTTACATTCTGATTTCCTTGTGGTTTGCTAGCTAAATTAAGGACCGATTTCTGTTCTGCTCTGCTCCAGGTTGCCGGAGAACGGTATGTCTATAAGTTTGTGTGTGACCCCGAGGCTCTCTTCTCCATGGCCTTTCCCGACAACCAGAGGCCCAACTTGAAGGCCGACACAGATAGCCTGCCCCCAGGGGCCGAGGACGACACCCTGCCGCTGGCTCACTACGATGAGAGCGCCCCCTACCTAGTGGATGGGGTGGAGCAGTGCGCAGCAGCATTGCCGTTCCCAGACGGCTACGTGTACTGACATCGCAGGCTCACTGAAGCCCAATCTGCTGAGCAGACTGGGAGATATGACCTTGCCCTTGTCTTTCCACCTGACTTCCTGCTTCCAGGAGCCCACCCCCACACTCCAGCCACAGGGAACGGAAGACGAATCTCCCAGCCACACCCCTTCTGATTTTAGCCAATCAGCTGGAACTGAGAGATATTGGGCAGATTGGACACAAATGGTTTTGTCTTTCTGGGGTTGGCCttgctgtgggggtgggggtggggggtgcagatGTAGGTGCAGTGCCGAGAGATTGAGGTTTCTATTTCATGTGCTGATTTATAGGAATTGTGGCAATTCTGTACCGACAATCTTCTTTTCTAGAAGTGTGACTGTATCATAATTATTTAaaggagaaagaacagagcaCTAAACTATGCTAGGCCTATTTCATTTTATGGCGTGTCTTCTAATACTAAACAAAAGCTACAAAAGTATATTACAtgcataataaatataaaaggctttaTTTGTGGAGGAAACTACCTTAGCTTTGTTAACTAGATTTATTTGGTTAAACTTTTTTAAGGGTTACTGTACTCGTGTTGCTGGTTTTAAATTCTAAGCCTCTTCCCCTTGAGTTCACACTCTGTAGGTTGTACTGCAGTTTTGGTTGAATGGCTGTCTAAAGCAAAAGCCTGTTTAATTCAAAATTTTTAATTTaagattctttttttctttcttttaacaCAGTGCGATATGTGCTCATTTAGTCGCGCCCTGCAGCTGAGCTGTTAGCATGGTCTTCTGTGCCCCGTGTCCTGAAATGGACCGGACTGGTTCGCTGGGATCGCACCCCCAGTTCCAAGGGAACAGTTCTTAAGATTTGGGCCTTTTTAACCCCCCATGTTTTAGTGTAACTACTTTCAAAAGGGAAGGAAGAGAACAACCTCTTTTCAGGCCTTTTGTATTTGCAGCTTTAATGTTCCGTTTGGCACTCAAAGTTTTGTAAACCAAGCTTAAGAGCAGGGGCTTTAGAGACTGTTGACCTCCCCTAACCCCTTCCCAGCATCCAGATTTGTAAGTGGTACGGCCCAGTCAGAAGGGCCACGTGTGTCTGGCAAACTGCCTGTAATGCACTGCTTTTGAGAATTAATGCAAATTAAATAACCTGCATCTGTATAGTTTAAggtgtctttttctttttttttgtgggggttaGGGGTACAGAGGGAATTAAGGAACTTTGTATAAATATATCTTTGCAAAGCTTGCATCTGTTTAATCTGTTGTACACACTGTATAGATCTGCTGATTACAGACATGTAAGTATATCCTAATCTAGATCCCTTTGATACATTGATTGATCACCAAGATTGCAGCCTACTGGTGAAGAGGGTGGGAGGAGCTTGTAGGAGGCGGGGCAGTCCGGGGTGAGCGCGTGCTTAGCATTGATTGACGTCTCCTGTAGACGAATGGACTTGCCTGCGCTGCTCCGCCGTGGGGGCGTGTTGTACTTGTACAGACGTTCACCTCTCCCTTCACAACGTGTTCCTTACACTGAGTTTGTAATCTGTACAATAAACTACACATACCGCTCCACTTTGAATCCTCTCTGGTGCTTTTTGATGTGACCTACTTCGTTCCTTTGAACAAGCTCAGAATGCTTATTTGTGTCTGTGACGAATGTAATTTGGTGATTGGACAGAAGCAGCGACTCCGACAGAGTGAAGCGGCTCGGCGACTGGTCTGGGGACGCTTGGCAGCGTGGTCAGATGTAAAGGCTAGCTGCCCTTTCTGTAGAggaccccccccctttttcagTAGTCAGGCTCCTTTTATTAGTTACTGCTGGTAAGTCTTGGTCCGGATGCACCGTGGCATGTGGGGAAGTAAGCGTGATTGGACACCGGTCTGACGCAGCTGTGCACCGTCGACTTGAAACGCTTATCTGCTTTTGTGCAGGTGTGGCTGTCTGTATGGAGGCAAAGTATGTAGATAGTGTTTCTGAACAGCTTGACCATCCACCCCCCTTTCATCGTAGCCTGGTTATATCACTGTGATTAAGTCTGCGTGTCTGTCCTTCTCACCAATGCCCATTTCCCATGTTCTCATGTAATGTTAAGAGTACATGAGGTGGCGATGTGCAGCTCAAGTTCTGGTTATGTATACTGTGCatttttattgctgtgtgcaggtgtgtccatGGGATGTCCTACTGCTGGCGCTGCGATGCAGCGGCTATCTTGGCCATGCGATGCTCGTTGCTTGATTGTTGCGCAGTATAAACAGACACACTTAGGCTGCAGCTATGGGCAGGAGTGTCGCAGTTTGGTCGTTTTCTGGTGTCAGTCGTAAATAATGCAGACGCCGAACAGGCTGTCAGCTCATCTGAAGTCCCCAGGACCACAACTCTTTCACCACATCCCCTCACCTGCCTTGGGTCTTGTCTTGTACCTCACCAGGCGCAGTGGTGTGATTAAACCCATATTGGTGAGTAAACCTAGGGTGGTACAACAtgagctggcatcccatccagggtgcagccctgcctggtgccctgtgctgcccagtATGGGCTCCAGGGCTCCCCAAAGCCCCTGCtcaggatagatggatggaccagAAAGACCGGACAGTGTCTGCAAACACACAAGCAGCAGCACAGACCTGTTCTCTAATTTCTATCGAATGCAAGAAAGTCTTCCTCTTAACTCAGATTCAACTGGATAAGACAAATGCATGTTTGATACCTATCAAATGCCATGAAGTGAATGCAGTGATGGTCTTCACTGGATGATGGCGGATAAACGCTAGGCTTAGCTCTGTCCTCTGGGTTTCTCCCAGCTTCTCATGACTGTGGGGGTTGCTCATGCCCTCTTACCTGCCAAGTGCTGCGATCAAAATGCAGCAAACCAATCTCAAGCTTGACAGAAACCGCATTAACCTAATTTAGTTTAAATTGCCAATTGATATCAGAATATCGGATATCGGGAAACCTGACAGCTCAGGTGCGTTTTTAGGAAAGACAGCTGAAGACCTGAAGCAGGAGACCATGTGTGATTTGATCCTAGAGATGGAGCAGCTGAGCTTGGCGTCTGGGGTTCGGTCCAGGACCTCGCTGATCTTAAAACTGAAACGCGTAAGGTTTTTGATCTTCAGCACGCGATGCCAGGAGATCTATTGATTGGAGGAAGGAGGTAAAGTGCCTTGTAATGCTATTATGGGCCCTTTGCTTTCCCAGAGGGGAGGAGCCAGCAGCGTGCCACAGAGCTTGGTAGGATGTCCTTTTACAGCTGCTTTCCGCATTGCTCCTTCAGGAAATACGGTCTTCCCTCTTGCATTGCAGATATCCGTGGCCTGCTCCTGCAATCCCGCAACCAGATCTCCATCCAGATTTAGTTCCAGATTTTAAGGTGAGCCACGGGTCACTTTTCCAGGGTGATATTTCTGTGTGATCCTGAAACTCGGTCTTAGAGATTAATCTCACTGTAGCATCGGGCTTCCGGTGTGTGAGCCGCCTCTGTCCCCCTTCTCCTTACACATATTGCATATGCCTTTGCTCCCAGCTAAGTTAAACGAGCAGATGAGTTTTCTTAGCAGTCCTGTCCCTGAAAGAAGCTGGGCTACAGGGTCCCACTGCTTCTGCCACATTTATTCCCTCCCTGAGCTTAGCCCTAATCTCCATTATTTCCGCtcattggctgttcacagtCTCCATAGCTAGTGAGACTGACAAACAAGGGAAAGACGGTATCAGCAGAAGGGAATTCTGGGAGCACCATGGGAAGAATGCAAAAACGCAAAGTGAGAACTTGACCGGAATGAGAAGACCAGCAGGCCTGTGAAATGAAGTAAAACCGCAGCCAGTCTGCCACATCACCACAGAAATCTGCTCCTCCCCCCACTCCtccttgctgccccccccccccggccctcacAAATGTCCCCTTCTCTGTTGTTTTGTCGTGCAAATGTTGGCACTCCAAGATCCACCTTCCTTCACCAGCCTGAGGCAGGACAGCACATGGTTAAGCCAttaaagcccccccctcccccaagaatTTGGTCTCTCACTTAACCTGTGACACCATTCATCTGGTCTGCCATACTTGGTAAAGCGTGTTGAGTGCCCTGATCCAGTGGTTGCTTTCTGCTTAACGCCATAAATCTGAGCCTAGATCACCACTTTTTTCCCATTTGTTTTCCTGCCAACACATTAATGCACTTTTCTATATGGTCAGACTTTTCCTACAGCGAAGAGACATGCTAACAATTAATGCATACAGTAAACATGAGAATGTATGCGCTTTATGAATTATAAGCTTGTCTGGGAAAAGTAGGGCCATGTTTTCACCCAGGGATCGAAGTAGGGCCATGCTTTCACCCGGGGTTCGAAGTAGGGCCATGCTTTCACCCGGGGTTCGAAGTAGGGCCATGCTTTCACCCGGGGTTCGAAGTAGGGCCATGCTTTCACCCGGGGTTCGAAGTAGGGCCATGCTTTCACCCGGGGTTCGAAGTAGGGCCATGCTTTCACCCGGGGTTCGAAGTAGGGCCATGCTTTCACCCGGGGTTCGAAGTAGGGCCATGCTTTCACCCGGGGATCGAAGTGCTGTTAAAAGCTCTCTTCCAACTTACACAGTTCTTACATTGAAAAAAACTTTCTGCCCAAATAGGAATCGCTGCAGTATAATATTGATGTTGAACATTATATTCCAACCTCCTGAATCTCCACACTTCTTCCCTTCACATATGTAAATGCTAAGGACTGAGTGTACCCGGTTTTTTTTAGATAATGGGTGTGCTTCCAAATGAAGTGCGCTCAAATAAACAATTTTTCCAACGCTTTCTAATACGTTTCCGTTTATTGTTAAAGCAAATGCAAATCATTCATATTTTATATGCAGCTCTATGCACTTTTTAAAGAAAgtgtaatatattatatatttcttagCGATGCATATCTGCTGTATACCACACCCATGACCTCGAATTATACTGCTGTTATGCCAAAGATAGAAAAGAAAAGAAGTTCAGCCCTCTAGTGGTTGGTTTTTGTCACTGCCCCAGAAAAAGTGCGGCGCTGCTTCACGGTAATAGCACGGAGCTTCATTGATCTCCCTGTGCTCGATATTTATTGCATGGCATTACCGCGAACAGACTGGCGCCTTAAAAGTGATCGTTCTTATATTACACCGGTTTCAGTTTCTTTACTGGCTGCAATGCCGTACAATGTCCATTACTGCTCACTAACGCCTTATTAATAATGGCCCACTTTTTCAGTCAGTTCAAATTCTGATTTATTACCGTCCACATGGCTGGATATGCAGAGCACAGTTCCACTAGCACACTCTGCTCATCGGGATTTTGTCCCCTGTCCGCGTCTCTCGGGTTTTCTTGTGTTTCCAGCGTCTCTTTGACCGATGTGTAAACCTCTCTTCGTTTGTCACTTTCTTTGCATCATGGCCCAAAAGCAAAGATGGCATCCAGTCAGGATCGGTGACCAGCATTTCAAATGCTGGACGCCTTGTAAATACAGCAGTTTTGTTGGTTATATACAATGATGCAAGCCTTTATATCATTTCATGCTTGCAGAAGAACAAAACGGAATGCACTGGCAGGACAGAGAATGATGGACACCTTAAGTAAGACATACGCTGCATCCCTGAGCATTTGTTGTGGTTTTACAACTGCCCGTTTTTCTGACGTTACTCCCTGCTCCACACACGGCTGCGGCGTGCGCCCAGTCGCCAAGCTCT from Brienomyrus brachyistius isolate T26 chromosome 1, BBRACH_0.4, whole genome shotgun sequence includes:
- the LOC125745842 gene encoding ETS translocation variant 5-like isoform X2; translated protein: MDGFYDQQVPFLVAPSHKSHVEEPCSRPVNDRKRKFVDTELAQDTEELFQDLSQLQEIWIAEAQVPDDEQFVPDFQSDNLMFHGPPPSKIKREVSPAKELTPCRQEQSLAPYGEKCLYSCSACDRKPVAGFKPLTPPSTPVSPCGPVTLQDQTLPPVPAQAPGPRPVHGHAAAPGPTRQRPLPLPARSLPFAVPCLPVSHGDAAYSSEHRFHRQLSEPCLPFPPSEAQGCHSFSPQAPSTSPRDGRPAYHRQMSEPLVPVPPQGFKQELLDPRYAEQGVPNMGPPQPSFPPLPIKQEPRDYCFDSEVPNCQSSFGRAASFYQNNHDSYAFDREPHLYYDDTCVVPERLEGKVKQEPSVFRDGPPYQRRGSLQLWQFLVTLLDDPANGHFIAWTGRGMEFKLIEPEEVARRWGIQKNRPAMNYDKLSRSLRYYYEKGIMQKVAGERYVYKFVCDPEALFSMAFPDNQRPNLKADTDSLPPGAEDDTLPLAHYDESAPYLVDGVEQCAAALPFPDGYVY
- the LOC125745842 gene encoding ETS translocation variant 5-like isoform X1 yields the protein MDGFYDQQVPFLVAPSHKSHVEEPCSRPVNDRKRKFVDTELAQDTEELFQDLSQLQEIWIAEAQVPDDEQFVPDFQSDNLMFHGPPPSKIKREVSPAKELTPCRQEQSLAPYGEKCLYSCSACDRKPVAGFKPLTPPSTPVSPCGPVTLQDQTLPPVPAQAPGPRPVHGHAAAPGPTRQRPLPLPARSLPFAVPCLPVSHGDAAYSSEHRFHRQLSEPCLPFPPSEAQGCHSFSPQAPSTSPRDGRPAYHRQMSEPLVPVPPQGFKQELLDPRYAEQGVPNMGPPQPSFPPLPIKQEPRDYCFDSEVPNCQSSFGRAASFYQNNHDSYAFDREPHLYYDDTCVVPERLEGKVKQEPSVFRDGPPYQRRGSLQLWQFLVTLLDDPANGHFIAWTGRGMEFKLIEPEEVARRWGIQKNRPAMNYDKLSRSLRYYYEKGIMQKVKVAGERYVYKFVCDPEALFSMAFPDNQRPNLKADTDSLPPGAEDDTLPLAHYDESAPYLVDGVEQCAAALPFPDGYVY